One genomic region from Chthonomonas calidirosea T49 encodes:
- a CDS encoding UDP-glucuronic acid decarboxylase family protein: MPRALVTGGAGFLGSHLCDRLLAEGFEVIAMDNLITGNTDNIVHLLDNPRFRFVRYDVTEYLYIDGPIDYVFHLASPASPVDFPTKPIQIMKVNALGTHKALGLARAKNAVFFLASTSEVYGDPLVHPQSEEYWGNVNPVGIRGVYDESKRFAEALTMAYHRYHGVPVRIVRIFNTYGPRMRLDDGRVVPNFVGQALRGDPITVYGDGKQTRSFCYCSDLIEGFWRLALSDLTGPINIGNPTERTILEFAQLIKQLTNSKSEIVFEPLKTPDDPKQRRPDITKARTLLGWEPKVGLEEGLQYTIAYFAKKLGLS, translated from the coding sequence ATGCCCCGTGCATTAGTGACGGGTGGGGCCGGATTTTTAGGGTCCCATCTCTGTGATCGGCTGCTCGCCGAGGGCTTTGAGGTGATCGCGATGGACAACCTGATCACCGGAAATACGGATAATATCGTTCATCTTCTGGACAACCCTCGTTTTCGGTTCGTGCGCTACGACGTCACCGAGTATCTCTACATTGATGGTCCCATAGACTATGTGTTTCACCTTGCCTCCCCGGCAAGTCCGGTGGACTTTCCCACGAAGCCCATCCAGATTATGAAGGTAAATGCACTCGGCACGCACAAGGCACTTGGGCTAGCCCGCGCCAAAAACGCCGTTTTCTTTCTTGCGTCCACGTCGGAGGTCTATGGCGACCCTCTGGTTCACCCTCAAAGTGAAGAGTATTGGGGCAACGTGAACCCTGTGGGCATTCGCGGAGTTTACGACGAATCAAAGCGCTTTGCAGAAGCGCTGACAATGGCGTATCATCGTTATCATGGGGTGCCAGTGCGCATTGTACGCATCTTCAATACCTATGGGCCTCGCATGCGCCTCGATGATGGACGCGTGGTGCCCAACTTTGTTGGTCAGGCGCTGCGAGGCGACCCCATCACTGTCTACGGCGATGGCAAGCAGACGCGCTCCTTTTGTTACTGTTCAGACCTCATAGAGGGTTTTTGGCGGTTGGCCCTGTCGGATCTAACGGGGCCGATCAACATCGGGAACCCAACGGAGCGCACCATTTTAGAGTTTGCCCAACTGATAAAGCAGCTCACCAACAGTAAGAGTGAGATCGTTTTTGAGCCGCTTAAAACGCCTGACGATCCCAAACAACGTCGTCCAGACATCACCAAAGCCCGAACGCTTTTGGGCTGGGAGCCAAAAGTGGGATTGGAGGAGGGTCTCCAGTACACGATCGCCTATTTTGCAAAGAAACTAGGCCTTAGTTAA
- a CDS encoding YebC/PmpR family DNA-binding transcriptional regulator: MSGHSKWHNIRLRKGAQDAKRGNLFTKLAREIIIAAKTGGGNPETNTRLRLAIQKAREHSMPQENIRRSIMRGTGELEGEAYEEVTYEGYGPGGVAILVECATDNRNRTVANLRSIFSKHGGRIGESGSVAYRFRPIGLIVIPRTAVEEDRLFALAIEAGAEDMRTDEENYEIVTQPEDFAKVRQAIEDAGIPMLRAEYTMEPLDLVHLEGKEAQQMLRLLERLEEDDDVQHVYANFDIADEVLEASEG, from the coding sequence ATGTCGGGACATTCCAAATGGCACAACATTCGCCTGCGCAAAGGCGCGCAGGATGCAAAACGCGGAAATCTCTTCACCAAACTTGCTCGTGAGATCATCATTGCGGCGAAAACAGGCGGTGGAAACCCAGAAACCAACACACGTTTGCGGCTTGCCATTCAAAAGGCTCGCGAACACTCCATGCCCCAAGAGAACATTCGCCGCTCCATCATGCGCGGCACCGGTGAACTGGAAGGCGAAGCCTATGAGGAGGTCACCTATGAAGGCTACGGCCCCGGAGGTGTGGCGATTTTGGTGGAGTGTGCCACCGATAACCGCAACCGAACGGTGGCCAACCTGCGTAGCATCTTCAGCAAACATGGCGGGCGCATAGGAGAATCGGGATCGGTGGCCTATCGTTTTAGGCCCATCGGGCTCATTGTCATCCCACGGACGGCAGTGGAGGAAGACCGACTCTTCGCACTTGCCATAGAAGCCGGTGCGGAAGATATGCGCACCGATGAGGAGAACTACGAGATCGTAACCCAACCGGAAGATTTTGCCAAAGTGCGCCAAGCTATCGAAGATGCCGGCATCCCGATGCTGCGAGCCGAATACACAATGGAGCCGCTGGACTTGGTTCACCTTGAAGGGAAAGAAGCCCAACAGATGCTCCGCCTTTTAGAACGCCTTGAAGAAGACGATGACGTTCAACATGTCTATGCTAACTTCGATATTGCCGACGAGGTGCTGGAGGCCTCTGAGGGGTGA
- a CDS encoding ABC transporter ATP-binding protein — protein MTAIVQVKGLEKVYRVGRQKLHAVKGIDLELEQGDIFGFIGPNGAGKTTTLKILATLLPPTAGTALIAGHDVVAEPDAVREVIGYMPDFFGVYDDIKVWEYLDFFAAAYRIPKAHRAGIIDDVLALTDLTDKKDSYVESLSRGMKQRLCLAKTLIHDPKVLLLDEPASGLDPRARIELKELLKELQAMGKTIIVSSHILPEMEEFCNKIGIIERGEMVVAGDVQQIARQIRGQQFIEITIADGLPTAEQLLQNMPEWVHSVQRCGVDMANADVSAPPPLRGTLRIGYIGEPEGEYEVLTALVQAGVKVRAFHPVKTDLEDVFLRYTKGQVA, from the coding sequence ATGACGGCTATCGTGCAGGTAAAAGGGTTGGAAAAGGTCTATCGTGTGGGGCGCCAAAAGCTCCATGCGGTGAAAGGAATCGATCTCGAGCTGGAGCAGGGCGATATCTTCGGCTTCATCGGCCCCAACGGCGCAGGAAAAACAACAACCCTGAAAATCTTGGCCACCCTTCTTCCTCCAACAGCCGGCACGGCTCTTATCGCAGGTCATGACGTTGTCGCCGAACCGGATGCCGTGCGCGAGGTCATTGGCTACATGCCCGACTTCTTTGGGGTCTATGACGATATTAAGGTGTGGGAGTATCTCGACTTTTTTGCCGCCGCCTATCGCATCCCTAAAGCACACCGAGCGGGCATCATTGATGATGTGCTTGCTCTTACCGATCTCACTGATAAGAAGGATTCTTACGTTGAATCGCTATCCAGAGGAATGAAACAACGGCTCTGTCTAGCGAAAACGCTTATTCACGATCCCAAAGTGCTGCTGCTCGACGAGCCTGCCTCCGGTCTCGACCCACGCGCGCGCATCGAGCTGAAGGAACTGCTCAAAGAGTTGCAGGCGATGGGCAAAACCATCATCGTCTCTTCCCATATCCTTCCAGAGATGGAGGAGTTCTGCAACAAGATAGGCATCATCGAGCGGGGAGAGATGGTAGTGGCCGGAGATGTACAGCAGATCGCGCGCCAGATACGCGGCCAGCAGTTTATCGAGATCACGATCGCGGATGGCTTGCCAACCGCCGAGCAACTTCTGCAAAATATGCCGGAATGGGTACACTCTGTGCAACGGTGCGGTGTGGATATGGCCAATGCGGATGTCTCCGCCCCGCCTCCGCTGCGGGGAACGTTGCGCATCGGTTATATCGGAGAGCCCGAAGGCGAATACGAGGTGCTGACCGCTCTGGTGCAGGCCGGAGTCAAAGTGCGAGCCTTCCACCCCGTGAAAACCGACCTCGAAGACGTGTTCTTGCGCTACACCAAGGGACAGGTAGCATGA
- a CDS encoding ABC transporter permease, whose protein sequence is MWENPIFLREMRIRLPKHRGVRIGVLIMAAVFLLTVYLRMITELAQRNINSDADILWAILVWVQFLFTLFAAPAYAANAFSREKEQQTWDLLLTTPLTASEIVLGKLMGRFAIFLLPIVLILPLEILIAFALGYYTNGLFFLTLLTLLIFTFFFISLSLYASWCLSRTLYAQIVSYTVLIGILCIGTSLLTAAVLVLSSISTGTTNSSSQLPWLWLNPIYLFSLLFEKPTDHLYQLGVGLFVYLVLGTLMIYHIIHNLRRHRE, encoded by the coding sequence ATGTGGGAGAACCCTATTTTTCTACGTGAGATGCGCATTCGACTTCCAAAACACCGAGGCGTTCGCATCGGGGTTTTGATAATGGCCGCCGTTTTCCTCCTCACCGTCTACCTGCGGATGATCACCGAGCTGGCTCAACGGAACATCAACTCCGATGCCGACATCCTATGGGCGATTCTGGTATGGGTACAGTTTCTCTTCACGCTCTTTGCTGCGCCTGCCTATGCGGCCAACGCCTTTTCCCGCGAAAAAGAGCAACAGACCTGGGATCTGCTGTTAACGACTCCGCTTACAGCCTCCGAGATCGTGCTCGGAAAGCTCATGGGGCGTTTTGCCATTTTTCTCTTGCCCATCGTGCTTATCTTGCCGTTGGAAATTCTCATCGCTTTCGCACTTGGCTACTATACAAACGGTCTTTTCTTTCTCACCCTGTTAACACTGCTTATTTTCACCTTCTTCTTCATCTCTCTAAGCCTCTATGCCTCATGGTGCCTCAGTCGCACGCTCTACGCCCAGATCGTATCCTATACCGTTCTTATTGGGATACTATGCATCGGCACATCTCTCTTAACGGCCGCCGTACTGGTGCTATCCAGCATCTCAACAGGCACAACAAACAGCTCTTCCCAACTGCCCTGGCTTTGGCTTAACCCCATCTACCTTTTTAGCCTGCTCTTTGAAAAGCCAACCGATCATCTTTATCAGCTTGGTGTTGGCCTGTTCGTCTATCTTGTCTTAGGGACATTAATGATCTATCATATCATCCACAATTTGCGACGCCATAGGGAATAG